Proteins from a genomic interval of Microtus ochrogaster isolate Prairie Vole_2 chromosome 24, MicOch1.0, whole genome shotgun sequence:
- the LOC101986187 gene encoding LOW QUALITY PROTEIN: olfactory receptor 9K2-like (The sequence of the model RefSeq protein was modified relative to this genomic sequence to represent the inferred CDS: deleted 1 base in 1 codon) gives MSDRGASNHSGVTDFILVGFRVGPELHLLLFLLFLLVYAMILLGNVGMMAIILTDPRLNTPLYFFLGNLSFIDLFYSSVIAPKAMSNFWTESKSISFAGCVAQFFLFALFIVAEGFLLAAMAYDRFIAICNPLLYSVHMSTRLCAQLVAGSYFCGCISSVLQTSMTFTLSFCASRAVDHFYCDSRPLQRLSCSDLFIHKIVSFSLAGIIILPTVIVIVVSYMYIVSTVLKIRSTEGRRKAFSTCSSHLGVVSVLYGAVFFMYLTPDRFPELSKLASLCYSLVTPMLNPLIYSLRNKDVKDALSKLLDKKKSIL, from the exons ATGAGTGACAGGGGAGCAAGCAATCACTCAGGAGTGACTGACTTCATCCTTGTAGGCTTCAGGGTCGGCCCTGAGctccatcttctcctcttcctgctctttctgcTTGTGTATGCCATGATCCTTCTAGGAAACGTTGGGATGATGGCCATTATTTTGACTGATCCCCGGCTGAACACACCA TTGTATTTCTTCCTAGGCAACCTCTCCTTCATTGACCTCTTCTATTCATCTGTTATCGCGCCGAAGGCTATGAGCAACTTTTGGACCGAGAGCAAGTCCATCTCGTTTGCAGGCTGCGTGGCTCAGTTTTTTCTCTTTGCCCTCTTCATTGTGGCAGAAGGATTTCTCCTGGCAGCCATGGCCTATGATCGTTTCATCGCCATCTGCAACCCACTCCTCTACTCTGTCCACATGTCCACACGTCTCTGTGCCCAGCTGGTGGCAGGCTCGTACTTCTGTGGCTGCATCAGCTCAGTTCTCCAGACCAGCATGACATTTACTTTATCCTTTTGTGCTTCTCGGGCTGTTGACCACTTTTACTGCGATAGTCGTCCACTTCAGAGACTCTCCTGTTCTGACCTTTTCATACACAAAATAGTATCTTTTTCCTTAGCTGGCATCATTATCTTGCCAACGGTCATAGTCATCGTTGTTTCTTACATGTACATCGTGTCCACCGTGCTAAAGATACGCTCcacggagggaaggaggaaggcctTCTCCACTTGCAGCTCTCATCTGGGTGTTGTGAGTGTGCTCTACGGTGCTGTCTTCTTCATGTATCTCACCCCTGACAGATTCCCTGAACTGAGTAAGCTGGCTTCCTTGTGCTACTCTCTAGTCACACCAATGCTGAACCCTCTGATCTACTCTCTGAGGAACAAAGATGTCAAAGATGCTCTAAGCAAACTTCTAGACAAGAAAAAATCCATTCTTTGA